A single window of Nicotiana sylvestris chromosome 5, ASM39365v2, whole genome shotgun sequence DNA harbors:
- the LOC104248075 gene encoding uncharacterized protein, whose protein sequence is MDGKKKKRGGLLIAKPDYKKAYVTLKNPLSISSDLYPVRILEEEKKNTSKKSKSSIVEDDEPKKMHWLDGKKYGRSKSETSTSRGYDGDRSNVGAAPAKFAWSSMRSYAAR, encoded by the coding sequence ATggatgggaagaagaagaagagaggtgGGTTGTTGATAGCTAAACCAGACTATAAAAAAGCATATGTTACTCTTAAGAACCCGTTGTCTATCTCATCGGACCTATATCCAGTCCGGATACTCGAAGAGGAGAAGAAGAATACGAGCAAGAAATCAAAATCTAGCATTGTTGAGGATGATGAACCTAAGAAGATGCATTGGCTTGACGGGAAGAAATATGGGAGGTCTAAATCAGAGACGAGCACTAGTCGTGGCTATGATGGAGATCGGAGTAATGTTGGTGCAGCACCGGCGAAGTTCGCATGGAGCAGTATGAGGTCTTATGCTGCTAGGTAG